The DNA sequence TTCCGGCAAAACAGTGAAAATGACATTTTAAATTTGTATTCAAATAAGATCTAATAATTGTCATAATATCTTCATTGGATTCTCTGTTATGAACAATTATTGGTTTGTTAACTTTTAAAGCCAAATCAATTTGTGCTTTGAATGCTTTGATCTGAATTTCTTTTGGTGAAAAATCATAATAATAATCCAAACCAATTTCACCGATTGCAACAACTTTAGGATGTTTAGAAAATTCTTCCAAAATTTCCAAATCTGAATCTTTCCATTCTTTTGTATCATGAGGATGAACACCAACCGCAGCATAAACTTCATCAAATTGTTCTGCCAATTCAATAGCTTTTTTCGATGTTCCCAAATCAGTTCCCGGAACTAAAATATAATTTACACCGGCAAGTTTTGCTCTTTCAATAATCTGCTCAATTTCGCCATCAAAATTTGGATAAAATAAATGGGCATGTGTATCTACAAACATTTTTACTCCAATCTAAATCCGAAAAGTTTAAAAAATTTCACCAATTACAATTGGGTTTTCATTTAAACTTTTACACAGATTTTGAATTTCATTTAAATCACTTTTATTAATAATTGCAATTAACCCAATTCCCATATTAAAAACCATTCGCATTTCTTCATCATCAATATTTCCGGTATTCTGAATAAGATTAAATATTGCGGGAATTTTCCACGAGTTCCAATCAATTTTAATATTCAAATTTTTGGGAACAACACGTTTTGTATTTCCGATTATTCCCCCGCCGGTTATGTGCGAAAATCCTTTTATATCAAAATTTTGAATTAAGTTTTGAATAATATTTAAATATGATTTATGAACTTTCAGTAATTCAGATTTTAAATTTGAATTTATTTGTGGAATATTTTCATCAAGATTAAATTTTGAAAATAGAACTTTTCTTGCAAGCGAATATCCGTTTGTATGCAATCCGTTTGATTCAAATCCAATTAGCAGATTTCCTTTTTCAATATTCTTTCCATCAATAATTTTAGATTTATCAACAATTCCTACAATTGTTCCCGAAAGATCATAATCTTTTTCATTATAAAGTCCGGGCATTTCTGCGGTTTCGCCGCCGATTAAAGCAACATTATTTTCTTTACAAGCATTTGCAAAACCACTCACAATTTCAGCGGCAACTTCAGAATTTAATTTTCCGAAAGCCATATAATCCATAAAATATTTTGGCTTGGCTCCGCAAACCGCAATATCATTTACACAATGATTTACCAAATCTTGCCCAACTGTATTATGTATTCCCGAATCTATTGCAACTTTAAGTTTTGTTCCAACTCCATCAACACTTGAAACTAAAACCGGATTTTTACATTCGTTCAAATCAATTTCATAAAACGCACCAAAATGCCCAATTCCCGAAAGAACATTTTTGTTAAAAGTTGAATTTACAAGAGTTTTAATTTTTTCAACGGTTTCATCACCAGCTTTAATATCAACACCGGAATCTTTATAGCTATTTTTCAATCTAATAATTTCCTTATTTATTTAAGAATTTTGCGTAAAAATTTTTTGAAACATCAATTATAATTATAAAGTAAAATGATGCAAAAAGATAAATTTTTATGCTTCTAATTTAACGTAAATAAGTGAATTTTTTTTAGGATTTTGGTAAATTTATAGGTTTATTTTATCAACTTATTATTGCTATGAATGTGGATTTATTAAAAGAACGCGAAAAATCAATTTTAACATATGTGATTCAGCAATTTATTCTAACTGCAAATCCGGTTGGATCAAGAAATCTTGCCAAAAAATTTGGAATCGGATTTTCTCCGGCAACTGTAAGAAATATTATGTCAGATTTGGAAGAATCCGGACTTTTAGGTCATCCGCATACTTCGGCTGGAAGAATTCCTACTGATTTGGGTTACAGATATTATGTAAATTCATTAATGGATTCTCCGCAATTGCCAAAATCCGATGTTGATTTTATTGAATCACAGCTTGAGCAATTAAATTTTGATACAAATGAAATTTTAAAAGTAACTTCATCAATCTTGAGCAGTTTAACAAATCAGCTTGCTTATGTAAGTTATCCAAAATTTGGGAATGCAATTTTAGAAAGATTGCGTTTGGTAGAAGTTTCAAGTTCCAGAATTCTTGTTGTAATCACAATAAATTCCGGAATGATAAGAACAATTACTTTGGAAATAAATAGCGGATTTGATAGAAAAAGTTTAAAGACAATTGAAAGATTATTAAATGAAAGACTTTCCGGATTAACATTTTCGGAAATTAGAGAAACCGTAACCGAAAGAATTAAAAATATTTCGTCATCGGAATTCAAACCGGTAATTAGAGTTTTTTTAGATTCAGTTGCGGAAATTTTTACGGATGTTCGTTCAAATGAAGATTCAATAATTACGGGAACAAAAAATTTATTAACCCAGCCGGAATTTATTGATCATAAAAAATTAAGCAGCATAATTGAATTAATTGAAGATAAAGATATTATAATTCATTTTATGGATGAAAACGTTAATAGAAATTCCGGAGAAGTTTCTATAACAATCGGAAGCGAAAGTAAAGAAGAAAAACTTAATGATTACAGCATTATTATAAAAGAATATAATATTGGACAAGTAGCCGGAAGTATTGGAATTATTGGTCCAAAACGAATGAGATATTCTCACACAATTGCATCAGTTGTAGAAATGGCGGAAGTATTATCAAAAATTTTTAATAAATAAAATTTAAAAACTTGAGGAAATTAATGAGCGAAACACAAAAAGAAAATAATGAAGAATTAGAAAATAAAGTTGAACAAAATGAAGAAGTAAATGAAGAAATTATTGATTCAAAAGAAGAAATAAATTCCGAAAAAATTGAAGAAAAAGCTGAAGAAATTGTAGAAAATAAAATTGCAGAATATGAAGAAAAAAATAAATCGCTTCAAGATTTACTTTTACGAAAAGCTGCCGAATTTGAAAATTACAAGCGTCGGACAGAAAACGATCAATTAAATTTGATGAAATATGCAGCGGAATCTTTCATTATAAAAATTCTTCCAATTTATGATGATCTTCAAAGATCGGTTCAACATTTAGGTGAAGATAGTTTTGAATCCGTTAAAAATGGATTAAAATTAGTTTTAGATAAATTTACAAAAACGTTGGATGATCAAGGAATTAAAAAAATTGAAGCGAAAGGTCAAGAATTTAATGTGGATTTTCACGAAGCTTTGCTGCAACAGCCATCAAAAGAAGTTCCGCCAAATACGGTAATTGAAGAAGTTGATCCGGGATATTTTTATAAAGATAGAGTTATAAAGCATGCAAAAGTTATTGTAAGTAAAGAGGTTGAAGAATAGTATATTTCAGAATTGATTTTGTTAAATAAAGGAATTAAATGAGTAAAAGAGATTATTATGAAATTTTAGGTGTTTCCAAAGATGCATCTAACGATGAAATAAAAAAAGCTTATAGAAAATTGGCAATGCAATATCACCCGGATAAAAATCCGGATGATAAAGCCTCTGAAGAAAAATTTAAAGAAGCCGCTGAAGCTTATGAAGTTTTAAGCAATTCTGAAAAAAGATCAAAATATGATAGATTCGGTCATAATGGATTACGAGGCGGACAAGATTTTCATAGTTACCAAAATGTTAATGATATATTCAGCCATTTTTCTGATATATTTGGCGGAGGTTTTGGCGGTTCATCAATTTTTGATGATTTATTTAATACCGGAAGATCCGGCAGAGGAAGACAAAGCTCAACCGGAACGCCCGGTTCTGATTTAAAAGTTTCACTAAAATTAACTTTAGAAGAAATTGCTTCCGGAGTTTCGAAAACAATTAAGATTAAAAAACATACGCAATGTTCAAACTGTAATGGAACTGGAGCAAATAGTAGTTCCGGATTTAAAACTTGTTCAGTTTGTAACGGAGCCGGCGAAGTTAGGGAAGTTTCCAGATCAATATTTGGACAATTTGTAAATATTTCTGTTTGCCATAATTGCAAAGGAACCGGAAAAATTATTTCAGATCCTTGTAGAACTTGTTCCGGAGATGGAAGAGTTCATGAGGAATCAAAAATAAAAGTCAACGTTCCCGCCGGAGTTACAAACAATAGTTATATGACAATGCGCGGCGAAGGAAATGCCGGAAAAAATGGCGGTCCGGCTGGTGATATTATTGTTGTTTTTCAAGAAATTGAACATGAATATTT is a window from the Ignavibacteriota bacterium genome containing:
- a CDS encoding phosphoribosylformylglycinamidine cyclo-ligase yields the protein MKNSYKDSGVDIKAGDETVEKIKTLVNSTFNKNVLSGIGHFGAFYEIDLNECKNPVLVSSVDGVGTKLKVAIDSGIHNTVGQDLVNHCVNDIAVCGAKPKYFMDYMAFGKLNSEVAAEIVSGFANACKENNVALIGGETAEMPGLYNEKDYDLSGTIVGIVDKSKIIDGKNIEKGNLLIGFESNGLHTNGYSLARKVLFSKFNLDENIPQINSNLKSELLKVHKSYLNIIQNLIQNFDIKGFSHITGGGIIGNTKRVVPKNLNIKIDWNSWKIPAIFNLIQNTGNIDDEEMRMVFNMGIGLIAIINKSDLNEIQNLCKSLNENPIVIGEIF
- the dnaJ gene encoding molecular chaperone DnaJ, which produces MSKRDYYEILGVSKDASNDEIKKAYRKLAMQYHPDKNPDDKASEEKFKEAAEAYEVLSNSEKRSKYDRFGHNGLRGGQDFHSYQNVNDIFSHFSDIFGGGFGGSSIFDDLFNTGRSGRGRQSSTGTPGSDLKVSLKLTLEEIASGVSKTIKIKKHTQCSNCNGTGANSSSGFKTCSVCNGAGEVREVSRSIFGQFVNISVCHNCKGTGKIISDPCRTCSGDGRVHEESKIKVNVPAGVTNNSYMTMRGEGNAGKNGGPAGDIIVVFQEIEHEYFLRDGDDLIYDLFLSFPDIVMGTSIEIPTINGRASLKIEPGTQPGKFLKMRGKGIPHLNQHGSGDQLVRINIHVPEKINSKEKELLKELGKLPNIISANR
- the hrcA gene encoding heat-inducible transcription repressor HrcA, whose protein sequence is MNVDLLKEREKSILTYVIQQFILTANPVGSRNLAKKFGIGFSPATVRNIMSDLEESGLLGHPHTSAGRIPTDLGYRYYVNSLMDSPQLPKSDVDFIESQLEQLNFDTNEILKVTSSILSSLTNQLAYVSYPKFGNAILERLRLVEVSSSRILVVITINSGMIRTITLEINSGFDRKSLKTIERLLNERLSGLTFSEIRETVTERIKNISSSEFKPVIRVFLDSVAEIFTDVRSNEDSIITGTKNLLTQPEFIDHKKLSSIIELIEDKDIIIHFMDENVNRNSGEVSITIGSESKEEKLNDYSIIIKEYNIGQVAGSIGIIGPKRMRYSHTIASVVEMAEVLSKIFNK
- a CDS encoding nucleotide exchange factor GrpE is translated as MSETQKENNEELENKVEQNEEVNEEIIDSKEEINSEKIEEKAEEIVENKIAEYEEKNKSLQDLLLRKAAEFENYKRRTENDQLNLMKYAAESFIIKILPIYDDLQRSVQHLGEDSFESVKNGLKLVLDKFTKTLDDQGIKKIEAKGQEFNVDFHEALLQQPSKEVPPNTVIEEVDPGYFYKDRVIKHAKVIVSKEVEE